A single window of Nicotiana tomentosiformis chromosome 1, ASM39032v3, whole genome shotgun sequence DNA harbors:
- the LOC104116095 gene encoding LOB domain-containing protein 37-like — protein MSCNGCRILRKGCNENCILRQSLQGIENPHAQANATVFVAKFFGRAGLMSFLSSVPESQRPALFQSLLFEACGRTVNPVHGAVGLLWTGNWHVCQSAVETVLKGGVLRPLPEFSGVTALPETDSGSEANDVDLFRSQSFNFRSKRKVMDEVAEDLDLGLTSGFPAKMAAAGGRMNRRTEKRREATPSLNSDESDTTTLESGFMCHQNPQQRQGDDTKLLRLFF, from the exons ATGAGTTGCAACGGGTGTCGAATTCTCCGGAAAGGTTGCAACGAGAATTGCATACTCCGGCAAAGTTTACAGGGCATTGAAAACCCTCATGCTCAAGCTAATGCCACCGTCTTTGTCGCCAAATTCTTCGGCCGTGCTGGCCTCATGTCTTTCCTCTCCTCTGTTCCCGAATCTCAACGGCCAG CTTTATTCCAATCGCTGCTGTTCGAAGCGTGTGGAAGGACGGTGAACCCGGTGCACGGAGCGGTCGGATTACTGTGGACCGGCAACTGGCACGTGTGCCAGTCAGCGGTAGAAACGGTGCTTAAAGGAGGCGTGTTACGGCCGTTGCCGGAGTTTTCTGGTGTAACGGCTTTGCCGGAGACTGATTCGGGCTCGGAAGCGAACGATGTTGATCTGTTTAGATCACAGAGCTTTAACTTCCGATCTAAGAGGAAAGTTATGGATGAGGTGGCGGAGGATCTAGATCTCGGATTAACGTCAGGATTCCCGGCGAAAATGGCGGCTGCTGGCGGTAGAATGAACCGGCGGACGGAGAAGAGACGAGAGGCGACGCCTTCGTTGAATTCAGATGAATCTGATACCACAACATTAGAAAGCGGATTTATGTGCCATCAAAATCCACAACAACGACAAGGAGATGATACTAAGCTTCTTAGATTGTTTTTTTGA